The following are encoded in a window of Microbacterium sp. LWO13-1.2 genomic DNA:
- the uvrC gene encoding excinuclease ABC subunit UvrC, whose product MADVLPYKPRAGEIPTDPGVYRFRDAEGRVLYVGKAKNLRQRLSNYFAPLRTLHERTRRMVTTAASVEWTVVPTDVDSLQLEYMWIKEFDPPFNVRYKDDKSYPFMAVTLGDEAPRVIVTRNHRIPGAKYFGPYPKVWAVHDTIDLMVKAFPIRTCSDASYKRAMQTGRPCFPGQIGKCGGPCSMTVTVEEHRAMVDDFVAFMAGGDERFTKELTKRMLAASAAMDYEAAAKFRDKLSAIEAVLGKSALVLAADEDADLFGIAEDELAAAVQQFVIRGGRVRGVRAMTIEKEIDITTGELVDQVLQRAYGEAEDVPRRILVPTLPDDVVELELWLRERRGKKIEITVAQRGQRADLMRNATLNAQQALIRHKTRRTSDYVARTQALTDLQEALELEEAPLRIECFDISHLGGTNVVASMVVFEDGLPRKDQYRSFNIPETTDDTDSMYQVLRRRLAYLDRPDLQADSEAVLDEETDAGTQAKRKPRFAYPPQLLLVDGGKPQVEAAARALRDAGHTEIAVCGIAKRLEEIWLPGEDFPVILPRTSESLYLLQRLRDEAHRFAIVHQRKKRKRDISTVLTEVPGLGASRIKTLLKHFGSVTALRAAQPGEIEEVPGIGPVLAQNIHTHLSTR is encoded by the coding sequence ATGGCCGATGTCCTGCCCTACAAGCCGCGGGCGGGGGAGATTCCCACCGACCCCGGCGTGTATCGCTTCCGCGACGCCGAGGGCCGAGTTCTCTACGTCGGCAAGGCGAAGAACCTCCGCCAGCGGTTGTCGAACTACTTCGCTCCGCTGCGCACGCTGCACGAACGCACCCGCCGGATGGTCACGACGGCAGCATCCGTCGAATGGACGGTGGTGCCCACCGACGTCGACTCGCTGCAGCTGGAGTACATGTGGATCAAGGAGTTCGATCCGCCGTTCAACGTGCGCTACAAGGACGACAAGTCCTATCCGTTCATGGCGGTGACGCTCGGCGACGAGGCGCCCCGGGTGATCGTGACCCGCAACCATCGCATTCCTGGGGCGAAGTACTTCGGGCCCTACCCGAAGGTGTGGGCGGTGCACGACACCATCGACCTGATGGTCAAGGCCTTCCCGATCCGCACCTGCAGCGACGCCAGCTACAAGCGCGCCATGCAGACCGGACGGCCCTGCTTTCCCGGCCAGATCGGCAAATGCGGCGGCCCCTGCTCGATGACGGTGACGGTCGAAGAGCACCGTGCGATGGTCGACGATTTCGTCGCCTTCATGGCCGGTGGCGATGAGCGCTTCACCAAGGAGCTCACGAAGCGGATGCTGGCGGCATCCGCGGCGATGGATTACGAAGCGGCCGCGAAGTTCCGAGACAAGCTCTCGGCGATCGAGGCGGTGCTCGGCAAGAGTGCACTGGTGCTCGCCGCCGACGAAGACGCGGATCTCTTCGGCATCGCCGAGGACGAGTTGGCCGCGGCGGTGCAGCAGTTCGTGATCCGCGGCGGGCGCGTGCGCGGCGTGCGGGCGATGACGATCGAGAAGGAGATCGACATCACCACCGGTGAGCTCGTCGATCAGGTGCTGCAACGCGCCTACGGCGAAGCCGAGGACGTGCCGCGCCGCATCCTCGTGCCGACACTTCCCGACGACGTGGTCGAACTGGAGTTGTGGCTGCGCGAACGACGAGGAAAGAAGATCGAGATCACCGTCGCCCAGCGGGGGCAGCGGGCAGACCTGATGCGCAACGCGACGCTGAACGCGCAGCAGGCCCTGATCAGGCACAAGACGCGCCGCACCAGCGACTACGTCGCCCGCACTCAGGCGCTCACCGATCTGCAGGAGGCGCTGGAACTCGAAGAGGCACCGCTGCGGATCGAGTGCTTCGACATCTCCCATCTCGGCGGCACCAACGTCGTCGCCTCGATGGTCGTATTCGAAGACGGGCTTCCACGAAAAGACCAGTACCGCTCGTTCAACATCCCTGAGACGACCGACGACACCGACTCGATGTACCAGGTCCTCCGCCGCCGTCTCGCGTATCTCGACCGGCCGGACCTGCAGGCCGATTCAGAAGCCGTCCTCGACGAGGAGACAGACGCAGGAACACAGGCGAAGCGGAAGCCGCGCTTCGCGTACCCGCCTCAGTTGCTGCTCGTCGACGGCGGGAAGCCGCAGGTCGAGGCGGCCGCACGAGCCCTTCGTGACGCCGGTCATACCGAGATCGCGGTGTGCGGCATCGCCAAGCGACTCGAGGAGATCTGGCTGCCGGGGGAGGATTTCCCGGTGATCCTGCCGCGCACCAGCGAGTCGCTGTACCTGCTGCAGCGACTGCGCGATGAGGCGCACCGCTTCGCGATCGTCCACCAGCGCAAGAAGCGCAAGCGCGACATCTCGACGGTGCTCACCGAGGTCCCCGGTCTCGGTGCGTCGCGGATCAAGACCCTGCTCAAGCACTTCGGTTCGGTCACGGCGCTCCGCGCCGCGCAGCCGGGGGAGATCGAAGAAGTGCCGGGTATCGGCCCCGTGCTCGCCCAGAACATCCATACGCATCTCTCCACTCGCTAG
- the rapZ gene encoding RNase adapter RapZ, which produces MTDEDKGEFLIVTGMSGAGRTTVANALEDLGWYVVDNLPPQILRPLLDLTDMGGGALPKVAAVVDVRGRNLFDDFPGVARALRARGSVRVLFLDASDDVLVRRFESVRRPQPLQGDGTLLDGIRIERSKLAPIREAADLIIDTSNLNIHQLATQVSQMFSEEGAARHRVTLLSFGFKYGLPTDVDLVADMRFLPNPFWNEELRGLTGQDEQVKEYVLSRQGAEEFLDAYAAALAPVLEGYQRENKSHSTIAIGCTGGKHRSVAMSEELARRLKAIPGVAVNVRHRDLGRE; this is translated from the coding sequence ATGACAGACGAGGACAAGGGCGAGTTCCTCATCGTCACAGGTATGTCGGGCGCAGGCCGGACGACGGTCGCCAACGCGCTGGAGGACCTGGGCTGGTACGTCGTCGACAACCTCCCGCCGCAGATCCTCCGTCCGCTGCTCGACCTCACTGACATGGGTGGCGGCGCGCTCCCGAAGGTCGCGGCCGTCGTCGATGTGCGCGGTCGCAACCTGTTCGACGATTTCCCTGGCGTGGCGAGGGCGCTTCGTGCCCGAGGCAGCGTGAGGGTGCTGTTCCTCGACGCTTCTGACGACGTCCTGGTCCGGAGATTCGAGTCGGTCCGGCGGCCGCAACCGCTGCAGGGCGACGGCACGCTCCTCGACGGCATCCGGATCGAGCGGTCCAAGCTCGCCCCCATCCGCGAGGCCGCCGATCTGATCATCGACACCTCGAATCTGAACATCCATCAGCTGGCCACGCAGGTTTCTCAGATGTTCTCCGAGGAGGGCGCGGCGAGGCATCGCGTCACCCTGCTCAGCTTCGGGTTCAAGTACGGGCTCCCGACCGATGTCGACCTCGTCGCCGACATGCGTTTCCTGCCGAATCCGTTCTGGAACGAAGAGCTTCGCGGACTCACGGGCCAGGACGAACAGGTGAAGGAGTACGTCCTCTCGCGGCAGGGAGCCGAGGAATTCCTCGATGCCTACGCGGCCGCGCTCGCGCCGGTTCTCGAGGGGTACCAGCGCGAGAACAAGAGCCATTCGACGATCGCGATCGGCTGCACAGGCGGCAAACACCGCTCCGTGGCGATGTCTGAAGAGCTGGCGCGCCGGCTCAAAGCGATCCCGGGAGTGGCGGTCAACGTCCGTCATCGGGATCTCGGACGCGAGTAG
- the whiA gene encoding DNA-binding protein WhiA codes for MALTTDVKAELVSIRNAPPTVRVAEVTAILRFAGGLHSIAGRVAVEAEVDAETLARRVARDLAEIYGVRPEIAQVQSSTANEGARWAVRVIAAGETLARQTGLLDQRRRPVRGLPNRLTTGSREEVAGLWRGAFLAAGTLSEPGRSAMLEVACPSSEAAMALVGAAHRLGVAAKAREVRGMPRVVVREGEAIRTILNEMGAQRTAVAWEELRQRREVRAGVNRLVNFDDANLRRSAQAAVAACARVERALEILGDDVPDHLRLAGALRLAHRDASLDELGHHADPPLTKDAVAGRIRRLLATADKRAQQEGIPGTEAAVPAGLDV; via the coding sequence GTGGCACTAACCACCGACGTCAAGGCTGAGCTGGTCAGCATCCGTAATGCACCCCCCACGGTGCGTGTCGCGGAGGTTACCGCCATTCTCCGGTTCGCCGGTGGGCTGCATTCGATCGCGGGTCGTGTCGCGGTCGAGGCGGAGGTGGATGCCGAGACTCTCGCGCGCCGCGTCGCCCGGGATCTCGCCGAGATCTACGGCGTGCGTCCGGAGATCGCACAGGTGCAGTCGAGCACCGCCAACGAGGGCGCACGCTGGGCCGTCCGCGTCATCGCCGCAGGCGAGACCCTCGCCAGGCAGACCGGCCTCCTCGACCAGCGCCGACGCCCCGTGCGCGGCCTGCCGAACCGCCTCACCACCGGTTCTCGCGAAGAGGTCGCCGGCCTCTGGCGCGGCGCGTTCCTCGCCGCGGGAACCCTCAGCGAGCCCGGGCGTTCCGCCATGCTCGAGGTGGCCTGCCCGTCGTCGGAGGCCGCCATGGCACTCGTCGGCGCCGCCCACCGGCTCGGTGTCGCCGCCAAGGCGCGTGAGGTCCGCGGGATGCCGCGCGTCGTCGTCCGCGAGGGCGAGGCCATCCGCACCATCCTCAACGAGATGGGCGCCCAGCGGACGGCCGTCGCATGGGAGGAGCTCCGTCAGCGCCGTGAGGTGCGTGCCGGGGTGAACCGCCTGGTGAACTTCGACGATGCGAACCTCCGCCGTTCGGCGCAGGCCGCTGTCGCCGCCTGCGCACGCGTGGAGCGCGCACTGGAGATCCTCGGCGACGACGTGCCCGATCATCTGCGTCTCGCCGGCGCGCTTCGTCTCGCGCACCGCGACGCGAGCCTCGACGAACTCGGCCACCACGCGGATCCGCCGTTGACGAAGGACGCCGTCGCCGGCCGCATCCGTCGTCTGCTCGCGACCGCAGACAAGCGTGCGCAGCAGGAGGGCATCCCCGGCACCGAGGCCGCAGTGCCCGCCGGTCTCGACGTCTGA
- a CDS encoding superoxide dismutase, producing MATYTLPDLPYDFAALEPHISGKIMELHHGKHHAAYVAGANAALDGLAEARESGNLANVNKLEKDLAFNLGGHVNHSIFWTNLSPNGGGQPEGELKAAIEEFFGSFEKFQAHFTANAMGIQGSGWSVLSWDSIGQRLIIQQLFDQQSNAAQGTVPIFQLDMWEHAFYLDYLNVKADYVKAAWNIANWENVAQRFVTAREKTAGLLVLS from the coding sequence ATGGCAACCTACACGCTCCCCGACCTCCCGTACGACTTCGCAGCCCTTGAGCCGCACATCAGCGGGAAGATCATGGAACTCCACCATGGCAAGCACCACGCGGCCTACGTCGCCGGCGCGAATGCGGCGCTCGACGGGCTCGCCGAGGCTCGCGAGAGCGGCAACCTTGCGAACGTCAACAAGCTGGAGAAGGACCTGGCGTTCAACCTCGGCGGCCACGTCAACCACTCCATCTTCTGGACCAACCTGTCGCCGAACGGCGGAGGACAGCCCGAGGGCGAGCTGAAGGCAGCGATCGAGGAGTTCTTCGGATCCTTCGAGAAGTTCCAGGCGCACTTCACCGCCAACGCGATGGGCATCCAGGGCTCCGGCTGGTCCGTGCTCAGCTGGGACTCGATCGGCCAGCGCCTGATCATCCAGCAGCTGTTCGACCAGCAGTCCAACGCTGCGCAGGGCACCGTGCCGATCTTCCAGCTCGACATGTGGGAGCACGCTTTCTACCTCGACTACCTCAATGTGAAGGCCGACTACGTCAAGGCGGCGTGGAACATCGCCAACTGGGAGAACGTCGCTCAGCGCTTCGTAACAGCCCGCGAGAAGACTGCAGGCCTGCTGGTACTGTCGTAA
- the gap gene encoding type I glyceraldehyde-3-phosphate dehydrogenase, whose translation MSVKIGINGFGRIGRNYFRAALAQGADIEIVAVNDLTDNKTLAHLLKYDSSAGVLDAEISFDDESITVNGKTIKAFAERDPANLPWGELGVDIVIESTGFFTKADLAKKHIDAGAKKVLISAPATGDDRTIVMGVNEETYNPETDHILSNASCTTNCLAPLAKVFNDEFGIVRGFMMTAHAYTADQNLQDGPHGDLRRARAAAINIVPASTGAAKAIGTVLPELNGKLSGSSYRVPVPVGSIVDLTLITEREDLTVDVINAAYKKAADEGRLAGYLQYNADDIVSTDIVHNAHSSIFDSTLTNVSGNLVKVSSWYDNEWGYSNRLVDLTEYVAERL comes from the coding sequence GTGTCTGTCAAGATCGGTATCAACGGCTTCGGCCGCATCGGACGCAACTACTTCCGCGCGGCTCTCGCGCAGGGCGCAGACATCGAAATCGTCGCAGTCAACGACCTCACCGACAACAAGACCCTCGCACACCTGCTGAAGTACGACTCCTCCGCGGGTGTCCTCGATGCAGAGATCAGCTTCGACGACGAGAGCATCACCGTCAACGGCAAGACCATCAAGGCGTTCGCCGAGCGCGACCCCGCCAACCTCCCCTGGGGCGAACTGGGTGTCGACATCGTCATCGAGTCGACTGGGTTCTTCACCAAGGCCGACCTCGCCAAGAAGCACATCGACGCCGGCGCGAAGAAGGTTCTCATCTCCGCTCCCGCGACCGGCGACGACCGCACCATCGTCATGGGCGTGAACGAGGAGACCTACAACCCGGAGACGGACCACATCCTCTCCAACGCCTCGTGCACGACCAACTGCCTCGCCCCGCTCGCCAAGGTCTTCAACGACGAGTTCGGTATCGTCCGCGGCTTCATGATGACGGCGCACGCGTACACGGCAGACCAGAACCTCCAGGACGGCCCGCACGGCGACCTGCGCCGTGCACGCGCAGCGGCGATCAACATCGTCCCGGCGTCCACCGGTGCCGCGAAGGCGATCGGAACGGTTCTGCCCGAGCTCAACGGCAAGCTCAGCGGCTCGTCGTACCGCGTTCCGGTTCCGGTCGGCTCGATCGTCGACCTCACGCTGATCACCGAGCGTGAAGACCTCACCGTCGACGTGATCAACGCCGCGTACAAGAAGGCCGCTGACGAGGGTCGCCTCGCCGGCTACCTGCAGTACAACGCCGACGACATCGTCTCGACCGACATCGTGCACAACGCGCACTCGTCGATCTTCGACTCCACGCTGACCAACGTCAGCGGCAACCTGGTCAAGGTCTCGAGCTGGTACGACAACGAGTGGGGCTACTCCAACCGCCTCGTCGACCTGACCGAGTACGTCGCAGAGCGTCTCTGA